GGTTTTTGGATATCCCCGTGCCTGGCCGTCATCCGCAGCCGCCGCCAAGGCCTCCTTGACCGACCTGGGCACAGGATCCACCGGCGAACCCACCGACAGGTCCACCAGACCACCGGTGCATTGCTCCGCACGCCGACGGTAAGGGTCAATCCTTGACCAGTCATAGGGGGATTCAAAAGAGTGAAAACCCATGGCCCGCCTTCCTCGTATAAATAAGCCGCGGCGGGATGACTCCCATCCGCGGCTCGTCAGCCTCATTTCAACTACTTGTTGGGTGGCAGGGCTGCCACACCCTCCGGATCGTGATCGTAGGGACCGACCGCAGCAGCGCCGCCGGCATCCCCCACCTGGGCGAAGAAATCAGTCGCCGCATCCTTATACCAGGTCCACTCCTCGGGCAGGTCGTCCTCGTAGAAGATGGCCTCCACCGGGCAGACCGGCTCGCAGGCGCCGCAGTCCACGCACTCGTTGGGGTTGATGTAGAGCGAACGGACGCCCTCATAGATGCAGTCCACCGGGCATTCGTCCACGCAGGCCTTGTCCTTGACATCCACGCAGGGCTGAGCGATGACGTAGGTCATAGGTTACCTCCTGAGTATGCGAATATTCACTCTACACTCCAGCGCCGACGCTCCAGGTCAGTGAAGACCGGCCTGGGTGGCCTTGGATATCTTCCCGCTGAGCTGATGACGGCCGAGCAGGGAGTGCCGATAGGAGTAGCCGAAGTAGATGGCCAGGCCCGCAGCCAACCAGACCACGAACCGGATCCAGGTCAGCACGGTCAGGTTGAGCATGAGCCAGAGGCAGGCCAGAGCGATCAGAATGGGCACCCAGGGGTTGCCGGGCATCTTGAATGACCGGGGCAGGTCAGGCCGGCGCTTGCGCATGATGGGCAGGGAGATGGCCACCAACAGGAAGGCCGAGAGCGTGCCGATGTTGACCATGTCGGACAAGACGTCGATGGGGAAGCAGGAGGCCACCACGGCCACCACGATGCCGCCCAGGATCTGGATGCGGGCGGGCGTGCCATGGCGGCCAGTGCGGGACAGGGCACGGGGAAGAAGCCCGTCGCGGCTCATGGCGAAGACGATGCGGGTCAGCCCCAGCAGGAGCACCATGACCACGGTGGTCAGCCCCACCACGATGCCGAAGGAGATGATCTTGGCAGCCCAGGGAGCGCCCACCATCTCGAAGCCGGTTGCCAGTGAAGGGTTTTTGGCCTTGGCCAGATCCTTGTAGGAGACCATGCCGGTGGTGACGATGGCGACCAGGATGTACAGGGTGATGACGATGAGCATGCCCAGGCCGATTCCACGGGGAATGGTCTTATGGGGCTCCTTGGCCTCCTCGGAGGTGGTGGCGACGATATCAAAGCCCACGAAGGCGAAGAAGACCAAGGCTGCGCCTGAGAGAATGCCGGGGACACCGTAGATTGTGGGCTGCATGCCGGAAACCCACTGCCAGAGGGGCTGACCCATGATTCCTGGCACACTGGCCCCCGGAACGGCCGTGGCCGGCTCAGAAGGCGGGATGAAGGGCCGATAGTTGTCCACCTTGACGTAGAAGAAGCCCACCACAATGACGAAGACCACGATGCCGATTTTGAGGACGGTCAAGGCGCCGTCGAACCGGGCCGAGAGCTTGGTGCCCAGGACCAGAAGGACCGTGAAGAGGGTGACGACCACCAGCGGGGCCAGGTCCACATCCATGCCGCCCACATGGAAGCTGGAGCTGAACGAGGTGCCCCCCATTAGATGGATGAAGTCGTTCAGGTAGACGCCCCAGTACTTGGAGATGACCGAAGCGGCCATGAGCATCTCCAGAATCAGGTCCCAGCCGATGATCCAAGCCACCAGTTCGCCCATGGTGTTGTAGGTGAAGGTGTAGGCCGAGCCTGAAACCGGGATCATGGAGGCGAACTCCGCGTAGCACATGACGGCTGCCGCGCAGACGATGCCTGCGATGACGAAGGAGATGATGACGGCCGGACCCGCATGGAAGGCCGCCGCCTGGGCCCCCACCGAGAAGATGCCGGCGCCCACGGCCACTGCGACGGCCATGATGGCCAGGTCCCAGGTGGTCAGCGTCCGCTTGAGCGACCTGCCTTCCTCCCCGGTCTCCGCCAGGGTCTGTTCAACGGATTTCTTCCTGAATAATTCCATCCTGCTCCCAATCGTGACTTATTGTGCCGCAAACTCCTCCGGCCCATCACTATAGGAGATGGGGGCGCACAACTCCGGACTTTGCTCATTTCGGGATATTACCCTCTGGCAGGCCTTCCGGAATCGGCGACTCGAGCAAGGCGCAGCAATCCGCCAATAGACAAGTAGACAACAAGGCACCCCAGCCGTTCCGACCGGGGTGTCCACTGGATACAACCCGTACTTTATTCAGTCGGGCCATCCTTGAATATGGCGATGTCCTGCATGCCGTTACGCTCATTGCAGGTCGGCTCACCGTTGACCACTGCAAGGACCTTCTCACGGAAATCATTGAAAACCCGATCACCTGGCTCATCCAGAAGACGGCCGGCGTCGAAGTCAATCCAACGATGCTTCTTGGTGGCCAAAGGCGTGTTGGTCGCTACTTTCACAGTAGGCACGAAGGTTCCGAAGGGAGTGCCCCGTCCAGTAGTGAAGAGGACCACCTGCGCTCCGGCCGCGGCCATTCCCGTACTGGAGACAAGGTCGTTGCCTGGCGTCTGCAACAGTGAGAGCCCGGGCCTGGAGATATGGTCGCCATAGTTGAGCACATCCTCGACCTCGCAACGACCGCCTTTGCGGATGCATCCCAGGGATTTATCCTCCAGAGTGGTTATTCCGCCCTCCTTGTTGCCCGGAGAGGGGTTGTCGGATATGACTTCGCCGTATTTGCGGAAGAATCCCTTGAAATTGTTGATAAGGTCGACGACATCATGGAAGACCTGCTCGTCGCGTGCCTGGCTCATCAGGACCTGCTCGGCCCCGAACATTTCAGGAACCTCGGCCAGGACCACGGAACCGCCCTGGGTAACCACCCATTCAGCGAACCGACCGACCAACGGGTTGGCCGTGATGCCTGACATTCCATCGGACCCGCCGCACTTGACGCTGACCTTGAGTTCGGACAGGGGCACCTCTTCACGGTGATCACCTTTGGCCGCCTCGTTAATCTTGTCCAGGAGGGCATCGGCCTCATCCAGCTCGTCCTCCACCTCCTGGCATATGATCCAACGAACCCGGTTCGCGTCATACTCCCCCAAGGTGCTCAGCATGTCCTCCATCTGATTGTTCTCACACCCCAGACCGACGAGGAGCACACCCCCGGCGTTGGGATGTGTGGCGATGTCCTGAAGACAACGCCTGGTGTAGACCAGATCGCCGCCGAGTTGGGAGCATCCATAAGGATGACGCGCCACGATCACCGAGTCAAAGGATCCGTTGCCGGGATGGCGGGCTGAGAAAGACCGTGCCATGGCGTTGCACAGACTGTTGATGCAACCTACGGTTGGGACGATATAGAGATCGTTGCGGATGCCTACCTTGCCCGTCGCGCGCCGGTATCCTTGGAAAGTCCCGGTCGGACTGCCCGGTTTGACCGTGTCGGTAACCGGCTGATAACGGTAGGTCAGGTCGGCGCCCAGGTTGGTGGCCAGATTGTGTGTATGGACCCATTGCCCCGTTCTTATAGCCTCCTTGGCATGGCCTATGGCATAGCCATACTTGATGACGTCCTCACCCTTGGCAATGTCCTGAAGCGCAAGTTTGTGTCCACGGGGAATTTGGTCAAGCACCGTCACCTCGCCATGCCCCTCGACCAGGACCCTTTCGCCGGGCTCCAGATTCCTGGCAGCGACAGCCACCATATCCGTAGGATTAAGCAGGATTGTGTCCTGACCGGTCCGCGCCGGTATATCCTTGATATAGTCATGCTTCAAACCAGTGGCTTTGCCGTCGCCGCATGTGGAGACGAATCCTGTGGAGCCGCCCTCTGGAATCATGCAATGCCTCTTTGCTTCACTCATGCTCTCAAGCTAACGAACCTTCTAAGACACCGGTCACTTTGTTGCCAACCTTTGCGCAGAAAAAGGCCCCGGTCCCCCTCCTCCGAGGCGGGGTCCGGGGCCATATTCGACTAGCGTTCCGACCTTGGATGCCGGTTAATCCCAATCAGGGCGGCCAGCCCCATGAGGATTCCTGCAACAGAAGCCAGGACGAGCCGGGTCACATCCGTACCGGTCCGGGAAAGAGCCGAACCTGGGTCCTTCGACCCTGTTGAGAATCGGTTCTTTCCTCCCTTGTCCGTCTTCCCGACCGGATGGGCGGGCCCGGGCTTGACCGTCCCTGTCCCGCCGGCATTGTCTCCACCACCCATTCCCGCAGAACCGGAATCCGAACCCGGCCTGACCGTGATCGCAAAGGTGGATACGTTGGAAGCAACGTCCCTGTTGAAGGCCTGGAAGGTGAACTGATCGCCCCCGCTGAATCCTGGCTGAGGAGTATAGGAGAAGGTGCCGTCCCCACGCATGGTAAGCAGACCGTGCCGAGGCTGATCCTTGGCCTTGAAGGAGAGCCTGGCCCCATCCTCGCTCTGTGCATAAGGAATCAGGGTCGCATTCAGCGTAACACCTTGGTCAGTGGAACCCTGAGCATCCACAGTGATCGGCGTGGCCGGTGATGGCGTAGGCGAGACTATCCTCGTGGGATCCCAGTCGTCGGCTGCATTGATGCCTGCTGAGCGCGCAAAGACCCGCTGGATCGTATAGTCGGAGGCCTCTTGCTCCGATAGGGTTTTCGCCCACGGAACGCGACTCGGCTTGGCGTCGTTCTCATAGGTGGACCCATACTCGGAGAACCTCGCCGTGGACTGGTTGGATGCATTCCCCCAATCGTTCCACCCTTCGGACAGGATGTGCCGCGCCATACTGGTGTCGATGAAGGCCACGCTTGCATATGGTCTCCAAGGACGGCCCAGATAGGTTTTGAGGGAACCGCTGTAGGGGTTCTCGGCAGTCAGCTTGCTATTCAGGAAGACAAAGCCGTACTTCTGCTCCTTCGGCGTGCTGGCGGCAGTCACGTATCCGTTCAGAACGGAATGCAAATCGCAATGGTCGAAAACCGCGATGGCTGATCCGAAAACGAAATCCACCGACCCCGCAATAGTCGAATTCCTGAAGTACATTCTGTTGGTCTGCACAGTCGGCTGGTCCGGAGGATTGCTGCTGGCGGTCTCATCCGTACGGTTCTGCAAGTACAGGGTGTCCTGGTAACCCAGGATCCGGCAATTGTCGAAGGAGGCATGATCCGCGTTCACATCCAGGGCGACTGCCTGGCCGACAGTAGAACCAGCCAGCGTCTGTATGGTGATGTCCCTGGCCACGAAATCCCCGCCGGTGATCTTGACGGCATAGTCGCCATAAGTGCCAAGGGGATTGCCGTCAGGACCCAGATCCGTGGGTTTGTCATCATAAGTCAGGACGGTGCCATCCGGATCCTGGCCCTGGATGGTCACATAGGGACGGTCGATAAGCAGCTTCTCCCGATAGGTCCCATGCTTGATGAAAATCACCCTCCGCTGGGCGTTCCTCTCCGGAATCGAAGCCAGAGCCTGCCCAACGGTCCGGAAGTCACCATGCCCATCAGCCGATACCACGATGGGGATGACCCCCTCCTTGTTGTCCGGAAGGACCAAGACCCTGGCCACGGCTTTGACCTCTGTGCCGGGGACGGTCCCCTGCACATCGAAGCCATCGATATTCTGGCTGGCGTAGCGAGAGGGCTCGACCTTATCCCAGTTGACCGGCAGAATCCTTCTGCTTCCGTCATTGAGGACGGCCTTGACCGCGATGGGCATCACCAGCCTGCCAGGGGTGGTTTTCACGATGCTGTCGTCGATCGAAGCTATCGCGACCTTGGAAACATGAACCGAGGCCGTGATCTTGTCGCCCCCGGAATTCCCGGCAACCTGGAAGTCACCCTCGCGGTTGTAGGAGTCAGCGCCGATAGCCTCCCATGTAGCCTTGGCGGGTATGGCGCTTCCGTCGTCCAATGTGCGATAGATGGTCGTCGGCATGACCGGAGCCACGCCCACCGTGGTCATCACTTCAATCGGGACGTATCCGGTTTGTACCTGCTGATTGGTCATCAGTATCGGCAGGATGCCTTGAATGCCGGAGCCATCCGTGGCTGTAGCCGTAACGAGCACAGTGCCGTTGGACTTGGCTTGGAGGAGACCGTTCTGATCAATCACGCCAGCACTGGTCTGTCCCAGATCAGGACGAAGAACCTGCCAGGTCACGGCATTAGAACGGCCGGGGCCGATCAGTCGTGCAGCAATCTGGAGGGATCCGCCCCTGCGATCGATGACGCCGGCCGGAGCCGTCAGCTCTATGCCTTGAAGACCAGCACCTGCGGCGGCATCGGACGCGACGACCAGATCATCCACGGCCATGGAGACCTCTTGGGTGTTGGAATTGGCCATGTGCACTTCAAGCGCAGCCACCCCGGCGGCCTTGGTGTCGCTCAGCGGCACCTGGGTGACCGAACCCTGTCCGGCGACAGAGGCGTCGATCTTCTTGGCATCGGTGTCCATGTGAACCTCAAGGGTGTACCAGGTACCAGCCTCCAACTCATTGGTGAGGGTCCGATCACCTGATTTTCCAGTCAGAACCAACTTGGACTGCCGGAAGACGAAAGAAGCCGCAGACTTGCCATTGCTGTCCTTGTAGGTGAAAACGGCATTGGAGGCCGTGGCGGGATCACCTGGGAACATGAATGAGAGGGAGGATTTGACCAACCCCTGTTGCTGGCTGAAGGTGCGCTCAATGGTCTCATAGCCAGGACCCTTGTCGTCCAGGAGGAGGTATCCCCTTCCGCCATCGTGGCGCACAAACGCACCGCCACCGGTCTGG
The window above is part of the Bifidobacterium asteroides DSM 20089 genome. Proteins encoded here:
- a CDS encoding amino acid permease: MELFRKKSVEQTLAETGEEGRSLKRTLTTWDLAIMAVAVAVGAGIFSVGAQAAAFHAGPAVIISFVIAGIVCAAAVMCYAEFASMIPVSGSAYTFTYNTMGELVAWIIGWDLILEMLMAASVISKYWGVYLNDFIHLMGGTSFSSSFHVGGMDVDLAPLVVVTLFTVLLVLGTKLSARFDGALTVLKIGIVVFVIVVGFFYVKVDNYRPFIPPSEPATAVPGASVPGIMGQPLWQWVSGMQPTIYGVPGILSGAALVFFAFVGFDIVATTSEEAKEPHKTIPRGIGLGMLIVITLYILVAIVTTGMVSYKDLAKAKNPSLATGFEMVGAPWAAKIISFGIVVGLTTVVMVLLLGLTRIVFAMSRDGLLPRALSRTGRHGTPARIQILGGIVVAVVASCFPIDVLSDMVNIGTLSAFLLVAISLPIMRKRRPDLPRSFKMPGNPWVPILIALACLWLMLNLTVLTWIRFVVWLAAGLAIYFGYSYRHSLLGRHQLSGKISKATQAGLH
- a CDS encoding UxaA family hydrolase, coding for MIPEGGSTGFVSTCGDGKATGLKHDYIKDIPARTGQDTILLNPTDMVAVAARNLEPGERVLVEGHGEVTVLDQIPRGHKLALQDIAKGEDVIKYGYAIGHAKEAIRTGQWVHTHNLATNLGADLTYRYQPVTDTVKPGSPTGTFQGYRRATGKVGIRNDLYIVPTVGCINSLCNAMARSFSARHPGNGSFDSVIVARHPYGCSQLGGDLVYTRRCLQDIATHPNAGGVLLVGLGCENNQMEDMLSTLGEYDANRVRWIICQEVEDELDEADALLDKINEAAKGDHREEVPLSELKVSVKCGGSDGMSGITANPLVGRFAEWVVTQGGSVVLAEVPEMFGAEQVLMSQARDEQVFHDVVDLINNFKGFFRKYGEVISDNPSPGNKEGGITTLEDKSLGCIRKGGRCEVEDVLNYGDHISRPGLSLLQTPGNDLVSSTGMAAAGAQVVLFTTGRGTPFGTFVPTVKVATNTPLATKKHRWIDFDAGRLLDEPGDRVFNDFREKVLAVVNGEPTCNERNGMQDIAIFKDGPTE
- the fdxA gene encoding ferredoxin; translated protein: MTYVIAQPCVDVKDKACVDECPVDCIYEGVRSLYINPNECVDCGACEPVCPVEAIFYEDDLPEEWTWYKDAATDFFAQVGDAGGAAAVGPYDHDPEGVAALPPNK
- a CDS encoding pectinesterase family protein — its product is MIRRRYSAVWAAIAAVAMLAGMGSMGVTGVQTAWADETGPIAVETPSALAQAPASLTDQSVVLTWSKPAGYDKITGYRIYCDGKEVGTTPMTYFKVLGLQPEHGYDFTVRAVGADGTLSYQSTKLHLTTTATPKRYNVRDFGASGDGSTKDTAAIQKTIDACKEKNCQVYLPAGTYLSGALNLHSDMSFFVDAGAQLKPSRELADYPFTSARHDIEDVMGRNPAYSSLLNAGEMDSKAGVTTRNIKIMGPGTIGDEANGLLLRKAYDDFTHNGDGGNLDIPSDIYQPGQHVGGGSLISMKNVGGVYLDGIHIRNGMMWTVVPVYSKDITAYGLQLVTSVHNGDGFDPNSSSNVWILGTSFSTGDDCSAIKSGKDAEGIAIARPSENIYFRGDVFNSGHGGVTIGSEMSGGVRNVFVEDSTIVPVDLTSGAVNPGIRVKVSPKRGGYVRNIQVRDSVINKISVITNYDRTSVDDLDSQTPLPQTENFKFSHITAPNWDKPAGKDNIIDISGSNFGHGLVKYLKDIRFDDCRFHGASLDTTQNVSFVKTSLTDGLSASRSVNVTRDGKVYKDDGFPVHDDFEAEGASLPKGWKTKDSQTGGGAFVRHDGGRGYLLLDDKGPGYETIERTFSQQQGLVKSSLSFMFPGDPATASNAVFTYKDSNGKSAASFVFRQSKLVLTGKSGDRTLTNELEAGTWYTLEVHMDTDAKKIDASVAGQGSVTQVPLSDTKAAGVAALEVHMANSNTQEVSMAVDDLVVASDAAAGAGLQGIELTAPAGVIDRRGGSLQIAARLIGPGRSNAVTWQVLRPDLGQTSAGVIDQNGLLQAKSNGTVLVTATATDGSGIQGILPILMTNQQVQTGYVPIEVMTTVGVAPVMPTTIYRTLDDGSAIPAKATWEAIGADSYNREGDFQVAGNSGGDKITASVHVSKVAIASIDDSIVKTTPGRLVMPIAVKAVLNDGSRRILPVNWDKVEPSRYASQNIDGFDVQGTVPGTEVKAVARVLVLPDNKEGVIPIVVSADGHGDFRTVGQALASIPERNAQRRVIFIKHGTYREKLLIDRPYVTIQGQDPDGTVLTYDDKPTDLGPDGNPLGTYGDYAVKITGGDFVARDITIQTLAGSTVGQAVALDVNADHASFDNCRILGYQDTLYLQNRTDETASSNPPDQPTVQTNRMYFRNSTIAGSVDFVFGSAIAVFDHCDLHSVLNGYVTAASTPKEQKYGFVFLNSKLTAENPYSGSLKTYLGRPWRPYASVAFIDTSMARHILSEGWNDWGNASNQSTARFSEYGSTYENDAKPSRVPWAKTLSEQEASDYTIQRVFARSAGINAADDWDPTRIVSPTPSPATPITVDAQGSTDQGVTLNATLIPYAQSEDGARLSFKAKDQPRHGLLTMRGDGTFSYTPQPGFSGGDQFTFQAFNRDVASNVSTFAITVRPGSDSGSAGMGGGDNAGGTGTVKPGPAHPVGKTDKGGKNRFSTGSKDPGSALSRTGTDVTRLVLASVAGILMGLAALIGINRHPRSER